CGTCGCCGTGGATGCCGTCGTCCGGATTCTCGACGCCGTGTCCGAGCAGAAACATCGGCTGGTCGAGGTGCTCCATATTGTCCGGGTCGAGGAGGTCTGCTGGCTGTGCTGCGTCGACCGTTCGGTCTGGGTCACCATCCAGATACAGGTCGACCGTCGAGAGCTTGTCGAGGAACATGAACGTCGCCGCCGTGTAGCCCGGTCCGCGTTCGGCACGAGTCGCATCGAGAAGCTCTTTCAGCTGTGCGAGATCCCGGAGGACGCTCCCTGGGTAGCCATCCGAATGTCGGTACACCTGCGCGACGCGATCGGTGCTGTCATCTGTCTCATCGGGCTGTTCGACTCGTTGGACGAATCGGAGTTGACTCCGTGTCGACATCGGTATTCGCCGGCGCGTGTGCGCCGGCACCCATCGCCGGCGCAGGAACAACACCACGCGATCAGTGACTTCTTGTGATCTGCTGTGGTGCCCAGTGATGATCTACCGCTAAACTGGGTGGAGTATTTAAACACATTTTTAGTATAACATTGGACGCAAGCTGATCTCTGCCCTCGTTTCTGATGATGTCAGTTGACGACCCAGCTGAACTGGAAGAACAGGTTGAGAGCGTCCAATTCCCGAGCAAGGGCCTGACGCTTGCCGGGCACCTCTACACACCGGATAATTCATCTTCGACGCCGTCCCCGGCCATCGTGATTGGGCACCAAACGACCGCAGTGAAAGAGCAGGGACCGGCCGAGTATGCCCAGCGGTTGGTCGAACAAGGGTACATTGTGCTCACATTCGACGCGGCCTACCAAGGAGAGAGCGAGGGCGAGCCCCACGGTCTAGAAGATCCGTTCCAGCGCGCAGAGGACTTCCGCAACGCCGTGTCTTACCTAACGACCCGCGAAGAGGCCGATTCCGAACGGATCGGCGTGCTCGGAATCTGCGGATCGGGCGGCTACGTCCCGTTCGCCGCACAGACCGACCACCGGATGAAGGCTGTGGCCACCGTCAGCGCAGTGGACCTTGCGCGATACTTCCGAGAGCCTGATCCCGAAGCATTCCAGGAGATGGTCAAACAGGCAGGCGCGTTGCGTAGCGAGGAGGCCGTCGGTTTCCCCGCTAAGCTGGTCAGTGCGCTGCCTGAACCGGAGGAAGTCGATGACTCGACTCCGCAGACCGTCCGTGAGTTTGTCGACTACTACAAGACGCCCCGCGGCCAGCACCCCCGGTCGACCAACAAGTGGGTGGCCCGCAGCGCCGACCTGCTCGATCAGTTCGACGCGTTCGCCGACATCGACAAGATCGCTCCACGACCCCTGCTGATGATCGCCGGTACTGAAGCATCCACGCTACCCCACAGTGAAGACGCGATCGATCAGGCCGGCGAGAACGCCGAACTCGTCATGCTCGAGGGTGCGACGTACGTTGACCTCTACGACAAGGACGAGTACGTCTCTCCGGCCGTGGAGAAGCTGACCGAATTCTTCGATCAGCATCTGACCAACGCCTAACACGCAGGTGTAACAGTACTGATTCCGGTCAGATTCCTGGGACACTACTCCGATTTCGGGTCGTTATCGCTGCCCCCATCACTGACCCCTACTGGAGTGTGTAGCGGTCTCGCCTACTCTAAGAACGATCCTCTAATCCTTCTCTCCAGAATTTAAGCGCCCGTAGACCGTAGGAGAATACAATGAACATCGTTACTGAATTCGTCATCAGCTCGCCGTCGCTGAACTGGGGACTGGACAGCGACAGCTCGCCCTGCTGTTCGAGGTGCCGTTGGGAATCGTCGAGAGCATAGCTCTCCATCAGAATCGGGTGAGCGACCACCCATTTTTTGATTTGTGGTGAGGATAGAAGGTGATCCGTCGCCCTACTACGGGTGCCCACGGTTGGGGGAGTGAAGGATCCGTTCAGCGTTACAGTTCCAGTTCGGTTGCGGAGTCGACTTCGAACTGGATGATTTCGGGCTCACCGTCGAGCAGGTCGGTGAGCGCGGCCTCGAACTCTTGGAAGTGGTCGGTCCGAGTGTGTGCCTCGAAGGCGGCCTCGTCCTCGTACTGCTCGAAGAATCGCACCACGTTCGGGTCGTTGACGTCGGTCGTTGCCCGGTAGTCGATCATCCCCTCTTCGGCTTGGGACCGTTCGACGAGATCCTCGATCAGGTCGAGTGCTTCCTCGCGCTTTTCGGGCGCAATCGGGAACGAAGCATGAAGTACGATCATCGCACGCTCATCCACAGACGCGCCGCTAAAAAACCTCAGGCATCGGTTGCAGTCGGTTAGCTCCGATAGACAGCGTTCGACCGAATCGAAATCCACACAAAGGGTCCGAGCGGTGAGCTAACCTATGTTGGAGGTGGCGCGGACGTACTCGGAGATGTTCGCCCCCGAACTTTTTGTGCTTCTCTGTAGTCTGCTCGTCGTCGGCTACGAGTGGCGCACGTCGTCGGAGGGTTCTCTCGGGGGGCTCAGTAAGCGTGTCATTGTTGTCGCGTGTGGATGGGGCATCGCATTTGCTATTTATCAGGGGGTTCCACGAGTCGTTGGGACACTTCCGGAGTGGGGAACTAACGCAACGGGAAGTGCAGGATTAGCTATCGGTATACTGGTAATTTGGTTTGGGTGGCGAATATGGGACTGGGGAAGCACTGTGCCCGAATTCGCTCTCCTTCTGGTGGGAGTGACCGTTCCTCACCTCCTCATCACGCCCTTCTGGGACATTTCGAGCCACGTCCTGTATGCGATGACACCAGCTGGCTATCTGTCGCTCGTCGATCGGCGGTTCGTTCCCCTCATAGTCGTGGCGCTCGGGATGGTCGTTGCTCGGCCACTTGCCGAAGCACACACGTGGTTGCAGTCGATCGGCGGTCTCGTCCTCGCACTGGCATTTTTGCTTGCTCTCTCCCGAGTCAGCTCTCGGACGGTCCGACCCTCAGACCATTAGGAGGTGGGGCACCGAAGACGGGCGGCGTCCGGTTCGGGACACGTCTCGGAGAAGAGTAGGATGGCCGGCGCCGACCTTAGCCGGAGTGCCACTCGTCCAGCAGCCGGTCGACGACCTTCCGCTGGGCCGTACGCAGGTGCTGGGTGAACGTCTGTCGCGCAATACCGAGCCGCTCGGCGATCTCGGTCCCGTTCGCGCCCCGCGGCCGATCGAAGTACCCCTCGTGGAAGGCGTGGCGGAGGTATTCGCGTTGCTTGTCGGTGAGGTCGTCGAACGGGTGGGTCGTGACCAGGTCGCTGTCGTCGTCGGTCCAAATCGTCTGCACGGAGACGCCCTCGAACTCGCGTTCGAGGGCCGATCGGAAACCGGAGACCGGCTGCTCCTCGCCGACGCGCCCCCGCACCGTCGCCGTGCCGTCTTCGACGATGGTCCGCTCGAAGCGCACTCCCTGGGAGCCGAGCACCTCCTCGGGCGTTGGTGGCTCGGCAACCACCGCACAGCGGACCGATCCGTCCGACACGTCGACATCATCGACGGTCACGGTGGAAACGTCGGTAGCGGCTGTGGCAACCGCCTCGGGTGAGTGCCCATCGAAGTGACAGAGGTACACCGTCGAGCCGTCGGTCCGGCCGACGACGGACGGACACTCGATCCGGGGAGTACCGGGCAGGGTCCCGGCGAGTGCGAGTAGCGGGACACCCGGATCCGAAACGGTGACCTCCACCCGGACACTCTGGTCGGCTAACAGGGAGCGCTTGCGGTCTAGTGACCGGAGCGCGTAGCCGACGGTCTCGGCGTACTCCTCGACCACACGCGCTTCGTCGGGATCGGGCGGGGTTGAGGAGAGGTACACGCCGAGGGCGCCGCTTTGCACGCCCTCGTACTGAATCGGCGTAGCGATGACGCTCTCGAACCCACAGTTTCGTGCGACTCTTGCCCACTCTGCGGACGCCGCCTTGCCGTCGAGGTCCGAGACGACGACCGTCTCGTTTTCCAAGTTGACTCGCCGGACGGGTTCGCCCTCCTGGAGCCCGTCGGTCGTCGTCACGGCATCCAGATAATCGTCGTGACCGGCGCTCGTTCGGGGACGGATAGTTCCGTCAGGCTCGGCGGTCCCGATCCAGGCCATCGCGTACGCGTCGTCCTCGACGAGACGGCGGCAGAACTGCCGGCAGAGGGCCGCCTCGCTCGCGGTGTCCCGGAGGACGTCGAGGACGGCCGTCTTGGTCCGGCGCTGGCGTTGTAGTGCGCGGTCGGTGCGATAGGTGTGGACCCCGGTCGCGACCTTGCTCGCGAGCACCTCGCCGGCGTCGTCCTCGCCCTTGCGGACGTAGTCGGTTACGCCGCGGCCGATGGCCTCGCTGGCGACGCTCTCGTCGCCCCGGCCGGTAACGAGCACGAACGGACGATCGGGATCCGCTTCGTGAACGGTCGCCAAGAGTTCCAGTCCGTCGCCGTCACCCAGCTGGTAGTCCGAGACGACGCAGTCCGGATCGAGTTCGGCGAACCGCTCCCTGCCCGCCGCGAGACTGTGTGCGAGTTCGACGTCGAAGTCGCCCTCCCGCTCGAGGAGTTCGCCGGTCGCCCACGCCCAGTGCTCGTCGTCGTCGACCAGTAGCACCGTCACCTCCTCCGGTATCACCGCGCTGTCGGTCGACGTGCGAGAGGAGACGGTCATTGTCGGGGGATGGTTCGGCATCGGGATAAACGTGGTACCTGCATAGGGTACCGAGGGCGGTGTCCAGCCGCTCCGGTTCTCGAGCCCCGATAATTATACGGTTTCTCGGTTGAACGATATGATAGAGGACCGAACGGATGACTACGGACGGCCTCGATGCCGATCTCTTCAAGCGGGTCCCCGACGGCGCACTCGCCTCGGATCCCGAAACGGGCGAGATCTTGGCGGTCAACGAGAAGCTCTGTGAACTGCTCGGGGTCGAACAGTCCGCCGTCCGGGGAACGACTCTCTCATCTCACACCGCGACAGGCCACCGGATGTCCGACTCGATAGTCGGCTCCAACCGACTCTCCCAGCCCGACGACGGGCCGGTCCAGTGGACTTGGCCGCTGGAAACGGCCAGCGAAGACGTGTTCCTCCTAGCGGCCCACAGCACCGTGGTGACGGTCGATGACGTCGACGTCGTGTTGACGACGGTCCGGCCGATCAGCGAACGACCGGAGCGAGAAACCGAACTGGCCGAGGCACGAACGCGGTACCGTCGGATACTCGACCACTTATCGGATTACGTGGTGATCCTCTCGGAACCGGGCGTCATCGAGTACGCGTCACCGGGCGTCGAAGAGACGCTCGGATACGCGCCCGACGCGGTCGTCGGTACGGACGCGTTCGAGTACGTGGTACCGGAGGATCGGGAGAGAGTGCGGTCCGCGTTCGTGGACCAACTCGAAACGCCCGGTGCGGAGCATCGGGTCGACTACCGCGTCCGAGCGAGTGACGGGTCGATCAAGTGGACCGAGGCCCGCGGCGGCAACTATCTGGACGACCCGTTGATCGACGGGATCATGGTGACAATCCGTGACGTCACCGAGCGCAAGCAACGCGAGCGGACACTCAGCTACCGCACAGCTCTGTTCGAGGCGGTCACCGAGTCCATCGACGCAGGCGTACTCGTCGTCGGGACCGACCGCGAAATACTCTGGTACAACGCCCAGTTCCGGGAGATGTGGGACCTTCCGAAAGAGGTCCTCAAGAACACAGTCGACAACGAGCGGGCGATCGAGCAGGTGCTCGACACCGTCGTGAATCCGGAGCGCTTCCGGGAGGCAACGGAGGAGCTGTACGAGCCCCCCTACGAGGCGGCACGCACGGAAATCGAACTGATCGACGGACGCTGGTTCGACCGGTACACCGCGCCTGTCGTCGACGAGGACGGCACCCGCTACGGCCTGTTGTCACTCACGCGCGATGTCACTGATCGCAAGCGCTACGAGACGCGCATCGAGACGCAGAATCGTCGGCTGGAGCGGCTGGCGGACGTAATCGCCCACGACATACAGACGCCACTGTCGACGGCCACGAAACTCCTGCAGTTGCTCGAGTTGGAACTGGAAGAGCCGGACGAGTCCGTCGCCGAACCCATCGCACGTCTCGGAGCGACGCTGGACCGCCTCGAGAGCTTTGCCGACCACCTGCCGCGGTTGGCCAGAGAGAGTACGGACGTCGAGACGGCCGTCGAGTGTTCGCTCGCTGATATCGCCGCCGACGCGTGGGCGGTGACCGACACCGGCGACCTCGAACTCGAACTGGGCGGGGACCGGACGTTAGCGGGGGATCCGACCCGTCTTCAGCAACTGTTCGAGAACCTTTTCGGCAACGTTCGCGAGTACGGTGTCGAGCGGGTTCATGGGGAGGCCACCGCGACGACGGTTTGGATCGAACCGACGGAGACGGGCTTTGCCGTCGCCGATGACGGTCCGGGTGTGCCCGAGTCGGTGCGGGACGATATCTTCGAGTACGGCGTGTCGACGGGAGACGGCGCCGGCATCGGTCTCGCAATCGTCCGGACGATCGTCGAGGCCCACGGCTGGTCGATTCGCGTGACCGACGGTCCCAGCGGTGGCGCAAAGTTCGTAGTCGATACGACCTGAGCGGATCACGGTGTGAACTGAGCTGTGCCGGTACCTGCCGTGGAGCAGCCGTAGAGCTATTGATCACTTGTAACTAATTCAACGTATGCTGGTACACAGTTTATAGGGAAGCCTCACAGGAACCGAGGTATGACTCGGAGCGCTGGAAATCAACGGGTACCCCATCCCGGTGTCGAGTGGTCCGAGAGACCTCGTCTCTTGGTCACACGCAAGACGGAGTCTTCCGTACGACCCCACGGCAACTGCCCTGCTCAACGTGTACACTCTACGGATGAGACAGTCGGCCCGAAAAGCGAGTCGCTACCAGTAGCAGACGACCGTGTCCGACAAATTCGAGTCGCACCTCCAGGAGCACACGGTCTGTCCGACCACGAGGGAGCGCTCGCGGCAGTGGCGGAACGACTCGACATCCTCGACATCCGTCGGGAATCGAGTTCCGGCACGCGGGTATCGACACGACCGAGACCGAACCGGGGGTGGGCGGCGTGAAACTCCGGGCGTTTGCGGTGGCAATGCTGATCTGTGTCGCAGTGTTGACGCTGGGCGGTGTGATGACGCCCGCAGCAGCACAGGCCGGGAACACTGCAGTCTCTGCCAATGACGACAGCTACACGGTGACGGCCGGTGAGATACTGACCGTCAACGGACCCGGCGTCCTCGAAAACGATGAGTCTGCGAGTGATATATCGGTGAACCGGACAGTGAGCGGTCCGAGTAACGGCACCCTGACGCTCCACTCCAACGGCTCACTCGAATACACCCCCGATCCCGGGTACACCGGCGAGGACACGTTCACCTACGAGGCCAGCGACGGAAACGGCTCGACCGACACCGCGACGGTGACGGTCACGGTTCGGGAGCCGGTCAACTACTCGGATCTGGCGGTGTCGAACACGACGGTCGTCACGAACGAGTCCGTGGACGTAACGGCGACGGTCACCAACGACGCCTCCAGCTCGCAATCGTACACGGC
This region of Halostella salina genomic DNA includes:
- a CDS encoding alpha/beta hydrolase gives rise to the protein MSVDDPAELEEQVESVQFPSKGLTLAGHLYTPDNSSSTPSPAIVIGHQTTAVKEQGPAEYAQRLVEQGYIVLTFDAAYQGESEGEPHGLEDPFQRAEDFRNAVSYLTTREEADSERIGVLGICGSGGYVPFAAQTDHRMKAVATVSAVDLARYFREPDPEAFQEMVKQAGALRSEEAVGFPAKLVSALPEPEEVDDSTPQTVREFVDYYKTPRGQHPRSTNKWVARSADLLDQFDAFADIDKIAPRPLLMIAGTEASTLPHSEDAIDQAGENAELVMLEGATYVDLYDKDEYVSPAVEKLTEFFDQHLTNA
- a CDS encoding putative quinol monooxygenase, which gives rise to MIVLHASFPIAPEKREEALDLIEDLVERSQAEEGMIDYRATTDVNDPNVVRFFEQYEDEAAFEAHTRTDHFQEFEAALTDLLDGEPEIIQFEVDSATELEL
- a CDS encoding helix-turn-helix domain-containing protein; protein product: MTVSSRTSTDSAVIPEEVTVLLVDDDEHWAWATGELLEREGDFDVELAHSLAAGRERFAELDPDCVVSDYQLGDGDGLELLATVHEADPDRPFVLVTGRGDESVASEAIGRGVTDYVRKGEDDAGEVLASKVATGVHTYRTDRALQRQRRTKTAVLDVLRDTASEAALCRQFCRRLVEDDAYAMAWIGTAEPDGTIRPRTSAGHDDYLDAVTTTDGLQEGEPVRRVNLENETVVVSDLDGKAASAEWARVARNCGFESVIATPIQYEGVQSGALGVYLSSTPPDPDEARVVEEYAETVGYALRSLDRKRSLLADQSVRVEVTVSDPGVPLLALAGTLPGTPRIECPSVVGRTDGSTVYLCHFDGHSPEAVATAATDVSTVTVDDVDVSDGSVRCAVVAEPPTPEEVLGSQGVRFERTIVEDGTATVRGRVGEEQPVSGFRSALEREFEGVSVQTIWTDDDSDLVTTHPFDDLTDKQREYLRHAFHEGYFDRPRGANGTEIAERLGIARQTFTQHLRTAQRKVVDRLLDEWHSG
- a CDS encoding PAS domain S-box protein, yielding MTTDGLDADLFKRVPDGALASDPETGEILAVNEKLCELLGVEQSAVRGTTLSSHTATGHRMSDSIVGSNRLSQPDDGPVQWTWPLETASEDVFLLAAHSTVVTVDDVDVVLTTVRPISERPERETELAEARTRYRRILDHLSDYVVILSEPGVIEYASPGVEETLGYAPDAVVGTDAFEYVVPEDRERVRSAFVDQLETPGAEHRVDYRVRASDGSIKWTEARGGNYLDDPLIDGIMVTIRDVTERKQRERTLSYRTALFEAVTESIDAGVLVVGTDREILWYNAQFREMWDLPKEVLKNTVDNERAIEQVLDTVVNPERFREATEELYEPPYEAARTEIELIDGRWFDRYTAPVVDEDGTRYGLLSLTRDVTDRKRYETRIETQNRRLERLADVIAHDIQTPLSTATKLLQLLELELEEPDESVAEPIARLGATLDRLESFADHLPRLARESTDVETAVECSLADIAADAWAVTDTGDLELELGGDRTLAGDPTRLQQLFENLFGNVREYGVERVHGEATATTVWIEPTETGFAVADDGPGVPESVRDDIFEYGVSTGDGAGIGLAIVRTIVEAHGWSIRVTDGPSGGAKFVVDTT